A part of Gossypium hirsutum isolate 1008001.06 chromosome A07, Gossypium_hirsutum_v2.1, whole genome shotgun sequence genomic DNA contains:
- the LOC107955584 gene encoding RING-H2 finger protein ATL46 produces the protein MVLKCSFMICGMLESKEKNWFLEHNNHLKMSWVRHHNHLQIKQKDGYFQYPPPLPPSSSSSSSSNPSPSSSGTKISPAVLFIIVILAVLFFISGLLHLLVRFLIKHPSSSTSSQSNRYPEISTSDALQRQLQQLFHLHDSGLDQAFIDALPVFQYKEIVGLKEPFDCAVCLCEFSEKDKLRLLPMCSHAFHINCIDTWLLSNSTCPLCRGTLFTPGFSMENPVFDFDDLREDEGCVGNGENGFTPSQKTVEMEEIVVDKGVLPVRLGKFRRINREPDEAGGETSSSNLDARRCFSMGSYQYVLAKSDLRVTLSGGQQHHSHDIKHSSAERDAEEKKISNMSKGESFSVSKIWLWSKKGKFSTSSESQTGMTSSLNSDLPWLKKTQEQ, from the coding sequence ATGGTTTTGAAGTGCAGCTTTATGATCTGTGGGATGTTAGAAAGCAAAGAAAAGAATTGGTTTTTGGAGCATAATAACCATTTGAAGATGTCTTGGGTTCGTCATCATAATCATCTGCAAATCAAGCAAAAAGATGGTTACTTTCAGTATCCACCACCTCTTcctccatcatcatcatcatcatcatcttcaaacCCTTCACCATCATCTTCTGGTACTAAAATTAGTCCTGCTGTTCTTTTCATTATAGTAATTTTAGCTGTTCTATTTTTCATCTCTGGTCTCCTCCACCTGCTTGTTAGATTTCTTATAAAACATCCATCTTCATCTACATCTTCACAATCTAATAGATACCCTGAAATATCTACCTCTGATGCTCTTCAAAGACAGCTACAACAACTGTTTCATCTCCATGATTCTGGTTTAGATCAAGCTTTTATTGATGCTTTACCTGTATTTCAATACAAAGAAATAGTTGGTTTAAAAGAGCCCTTTGATTGTGCTGTTTGTTTGTGTGAATTTTCTGAGAAAGATAAACTGAGGTTGCTTCCTATGTGTAGCCATGCTTTTCATATAAACTGTATTGACACCTGGCTCTTGTCAAACTCAACATGCCCTCTTTGTAGAGGTACCCTTTTCACTCCTGGGTTTTCAATGGAGAATCcagtttttgattttgatgacttAAGGGAAGATGAAGGGTGTGTTGGTAATGGTGAAAATGGATTTACCCCTAGTCAAAAAACAGTGGAAATGGAAGAAATAGTTGTTGACAAAGGGGTTTTACCTGTTAGGCTTGGGAAATTCAGAAGGATAAATCGTGAACCAGATGAAGCAGGTGGTGAAACCAGTAGCAGCAACTTAGATGCAAGGAGGTGTTTTTCAATGGGTTCTTATCAATATGTGCTGGCCAAGTCAGATCTAAGGGTTACCCTCTCTGGTGGTCAACAACACCATAGCCATGATATTAAGCATTCATCAGCTGAAAGAGATGCAGAAGAGAAAAAGATCAGTAATATGAGTAAAGGTGAAAGCTTTTCAGTTTCGAAGATCTGGCTTTGGTCTAAGAAAGGCAAATTCTCAACTTCATCAGAATCCCAAACTGGTATGACATCTTCTCTTAACTCAGACTTGCCATGGCTGAAGAAAACACAAGAACAATGA
- the LOC107955583 gene encoding uncharacterized protein, whose product MEEFLGKSEIRRATREVPPAHYIFSIESFSLLVATGVEKYESHAFDVQDYKWRLSLYPNGNKKSNGEGFISLYLQIEDTQNFPRTWEVNVNFRFFILDQIRDKYLTIEESDGVVKRFYQMKTEWGIAQLLSLDHFNKASNGYLVGDCCTFGVEVFVIEQTGKLERLSMMKGPPNNTITFQLQNYSKSLADFYTSGVQTIGDSKWELIVYPRGIGIAKYYALSVFLSLVEAHNLPPKGKVYAQYKFRVKDRLNYTNTKEIIDSAWFTASASRYGDRYLIPLWDLQDRSKGYLVNDALRVEADIIVVSNVKLFL is encoded by the exons ATGGAAGAGTTTTTGGGAAAATCTg AAATAAGAAGAGCTACAAGAGAAGTTCCACCAGCTCACTATATATTCAGTATAGAGTCATTCTCTTTATTGGTTGCTACGGGGGTGGAGAAGTATGAATCCCATGCATTTGATGTTCAGGATTACAAATG GAGGTTGTCACTCTACCCCAATGGAAACAAGAAAAGCAATGGCGAAGGCTTCATCTCTCTTTACTTGCAAATTGAAGACACCCAAAATTTTCCTCGTACTTGGGAAGTAAATGTTAACTTTAGGTTCTTCATTCTTGATCAAATTCGTGACAAATACTTAACCATTGAAG AAAGTGATGGGGTGGTTAAACGATTTTATCAAATGAAAACTGAATGGGGCATTGCTCAATTGCTGTCTTTGGATCATTTCAATAAAGCTTCAAATGGATACCTGGTTGGTGATTGTTGCACGTTTGGGGTTGAAGTATTTGTGATCGAACAAACAGGGAAATTGGAACGTCTTTCAATGATGAAGGGGCCACCCAACAATACCATAACTTTCCAACTCCAAAATTATTCGAAGTCATTGGCTGATTTCTATACCTCTGGTGTTCAAACTATTGGAGACTCAAAATG GGAATTGATCGTTTACCCTAGAGGAATCGGAATAGCGAAGTACTATGCACTTTCTGTGTTCTTGAGTTTGGTTGAGGCTCATAACCTTCCACCTAAAGGAAAAGTGTACGCACAATACAAGTTTAGGGTCAAAGACCGTCTCAATTACACTAACACAAAGGAAATTATAG ATTCGGCTTGGTTTACTGCATCAGCTAGTAGATATGGTGATCGGTACTTAATTCCACTGTGGGACTTACAAGACAGATCGAAAGGCTACCTTGTCAATGATGCTTTGAGAGTTGAAGCTGATATTATTGTAGTTTCTAATGTCAAACTTTTCTTATGA
- the LOC107956897 gene encoding probable inactive receptor kinase At2g26730, which translates to MKPISKSIFMFSGYIALGLVIIGLILCRLKKKKRERVEAPSPCKVASVDDIVDTKPSFTSTDFKTDVSKSDYSINSTESGFVPSTSPIISDLKFEDLLSAPAELLGRGKHGTLYRVIFENGMVLAVKRIKGWMISTDEFKHRMQRLDQAKHLNVLPALAFYCSIHEKLLVYEYQPNGSLFTLLHGKQPGRKFEWASRLKIAAKIAEALAYMHRELYVDGIPHGNLKSTNILLKNNMEPCISEYGLMAMDPQDPSSSLNGLNLMQQQTKGTSTNGFKVDIYGFGVILLELLTGKLVQNDGIDLTSWVHSVVREEWTVEVFDKSIISDGASEERMLNLLQVAIKCVNQAPESRPSISQVVSMINTIKEEDDKSLVYEP; encoded by the exons atgaaaccaATCTCAAAGAGTATTTTTATGTTCTCAGGTTATATTGCTTTGGGATTGGTCATTATTGGTTTAATTCTTTGCAGgctgaaaaagaagaaaagagaaagagttGAAGCACCAAGTCCGTGTAAGGTAGCATCAGTTGATGATATTGTTGATACCAAGCCTAGTTTTACGTCGACGGATTTTAAGACCGACGTAAGTAAATCCGATTATTCGATCAATTCAACCGAAAGTGGATTCGTCCCGTCTACCAGTCCTATAATAAGTGATTTGAAGTTTGAGGACTTGCTTAGTGCACCAGCTGAGTTGCTTGGGAGAGGCAAACATGGTACCCTATATCGAGTTATCTTCGAAAACGGGATGGTTTTGGCTGTTAAAAGGATTAAAGGATGGATGATTTCGACCGATGAGTTTAAACATAGGATGCAGAGGCTAGATCAAGCGAAGCATTTGAACGTCCTGCCGGCTCTCGCCTTCTATTGTTCCATACATGAGAAGCTTCTGGTTTATGAATATCAGCCTAATGGAAGTCTCTTCACTCTTCTCCATG GAAAGCAACCGGGACGAAAATTCGAATGGGCCAGCAGACTCAAAATTGCAGCCAAAATTGCAGAGGCATTGGCATACATGCACCGGGAACTGTACGTTGATGGCATCCCTCACGGTAACTTAAAATCCACAAACAtcttgctgaaaaataacatggAACCTTGCATAAGTGAATATGGACTTATGGCCATGGATCCTCAAGATCCCTCTTCAAGCCTTAATGGCCTAAATTTAATGCAACAACAAACCAAGGGCACTTCAACCAATGGTTTCAAAGTAGACATATATGGCTTTGGTGTGATTCTGCTTGAGCTACTAACTGGAAAGCTGGTCCAAAATGATGGTATTGATTTAACTTCATGGGTTCATTCGGTGGTTCGCGAAGAATGGACCGTTGAAGTTTTCGATAAGTCGATAATTTCAGACGGTGCGAGTGAAGAGAGGATGCTGAATTTGCTGCAAGTGGCTATCAAATGTGTTAATCAGGCTCCTGAGTCTAGGCCAAGCATTAGCCAAGTTGTCTCCATGATTAACACCAtaaaggaagaagatgataaatcACTAGTCTATGAACCATAA